GGTTTTCCCTATCTGATATCTGCGCATATCCTTCTTACTTTGGTATGGATTTTCAAAAAAAATAAAATTGCTATCGCTTTTGCACTGGGAACATTACTTTTTTACAACCCGATCAGAAGATGGGTTAATTTTGTTCCTAAATCGGATAAAGAAAAGACAATAAGAGATATCAAAGTTCTTACTTTTAATGTAAAATATGGTGATTACGGATGGGATAAGGTGAAAAACTATATTAAAGAGCAAGATCCGGACATTATTTTGGTACAGGAAAAAGACACTAATCGTGCTTTAAGACAAGATCTCGTAAAATACCCTTCTGTAATCTTAAAAACAAAGCATAAAATTCTAAGACAGGCAGAGATCATAGAAGATAATTCAAGAGGAAATTCGTTCTATGCAGATGTAGACATCAATGGGAAAATCATCAGAATTGTAAATGTTTATCTGGAACCTTTCAGACTTCAGAAAACAATGTTTACAAAGCTTGATGCCATGGGAATTGGAAATGTATCTAATCTTCTTTCTCATATGATTCCTACTTTTCAGGCCCATGAAGATCAGATTAAAAAGATCAGAAAAGCTATTGACTTTTCTCCTTATCCGGTAATTTTAGCCGGTGATTTTAATTCGGTCCCGAATTCTTATGAATATTATAGCTTGGGAAAAGATCTTCAGGATGCTTTTTTAACAGCAGGAAAGGGAAGTGCTTCCAGTTTTCATGATTATAAGATTCCTTTAAGAATTGATTATATTTTCAGTTCAAAATCCATCATTCCACTAAGCTATAAAGTAGATCAGTCTGTGAAATTATCGGATCACTATCCTGTAATTGCAGAATTTCTGCTAAATTAGTTCCATGAAAAATTTATTGTCTGCCATTTTCATTTTTGTACTCCTTTTGACGGCTTGTTCAAAGAAAGAATCTCCGGGATTTGGAGCTGAACAGGATTTGAAAATTCATTATGATACAATGGCTGTTGATTCTTTCTCCAATGGGGCTGTTACGGTAGATATTGCCCGTAAGATTAAAATGTCTTCGCCTCAGTATCTGGACTCTGTAAAGCAGGCTAAAAAAGCGCTGGCAGACGAACAAAAACTGAAAACGGAGCTGGAGAAAGAAAACAAAAAGAAAGAAGAGGAAGAAAAGAAAAAAGCAGATGCTGAAAAGCAGAAAAAAACTGCTGAAACTCCTCCTTCTACTAATACCAAAACAGAATAAATTCAAAAACATCTTTAAAAATATATAATATGAAAAAGCAAATTCTTGCAGCAATTGCAATCTCAGTATTCACAGTTGCCTGCACAAAATCAACATCAAAGACAGAACAGGTAGAAAATGCAGATGGATCTGTTACTACCACTACTACAACGGTTTCTGAAACATCTCCTCATATGGTTGATTCGGCAAAAGTTAGCGAAGCTAAGGAAAAAGTTGATGCCAAATTAGATCAGGCTGGAGATAAGATTGATAATGCCGCTCAAAAAGCTAAAGATAAAATTGATGCTACTGCGGATAAGACAAAACAAGATCTTAATAAAGCAGGACAGGATATCAAAAATGAGGCTAATAAAGTTGGAAAAGATATCAAAGCCGGAGCACAAGACGCCGGAAAAGATGCAAAAGACGCTGCCAGAAAAGGAGCTGCGAAAGTAGAAGACGCCGCTAAAAAATTAAAAGAAGATTTAAGCAAATAAAAAGAAACCCGCCATTGAATTCAATGGCGGGTTTTATTTTTTATTTAATTGAAGGTCAGGAAATTCCTTACACTTATCTATTCAATTCCAGTAAGGGGTCAATGTATTCTCTGTCGTTACTCAACCTTGGAACCTTATTTTGTCCACCAAGTTTTCCTCTAGATTCTAGCCAATGATAGAATAGGTTGTCCTTGGCAATATGAACGATAGGTCTTCTAAGCGTCATATTATTGTATCTTTTCGCTTCATAATCCGAATTGATTTTCTTCAGATGTTGGTCAAAAGCATCAATGAAGCTATCAAGGTTATCAGGATATTGGCTGAATTCAAAGATCCATTCATGAGCACCTCCTTCATTTTCTTTCATAAAAACCGGAGCCCCTGTAAAATCTGTAATTTGAGCGCCGGTTAGCTCACAGGCTCTGGATAAGGCAGATTCTACATTGGTAATCATTAGTTCTTCTCCAAAAGCATTGATATAGTGCTTGGTTCTTCCTGTTATTTTTATTCTGAAAGGATTAATAGAAGTAAATACAACAGTGTCTCCAATCAGGTATCTCCAAAGTCCACCGTTGGTAGTGATCACCATGGCATAGTTTTTTCCGATTTCCACATCTTCCAGGCTTACGACTTTTGGATTTGAAAAATGAAACTGATCCATAGGAATAAATTCATAGAATATACCATAATCAAGCATCAGAAGCATTTCATCACTGTTGGATCTATCCTGTATCCCGAAGAACCCTTCCGAAGCATTGTATATTTCGTAGTAATTGATGTTTTTTCCGATGATCTTACGGTATTGTTCCCTGTAGGGCTTAAAACTGATTCCACCGTGAAAAAACACCTCTAAATTAGGCCATAGCTCTGAAATATTATCTACATTAGTCTCGGTCAATACCCTTTGTAAAAGAACCAACATCCAGCTGGGTACGCCAAGGATACTTCCTACATCTTCGTTTTTTACCTCAGAGGTGATAGCCCTAAGCTTGCTTTCCCATTCGCCCATCAAAGAAACCTTCTTGCTTGGAGTAGTTGTAATTTCTACCCAAAACGGAAGATTATCAATTAAAATTGCTGATAAGTCGCCAAATTTTGTATTAAAATCTGCGTATAACTCAGAACTTCCGCCTAAGCGTAAATTTTTATAATTAAAAAGCTGATTTTCCGGATGATTGTTGGCGTAAATGGAAACCATGTCTTTTCCTGCCTTCATATGGCAGTATTCAAGGCTTTCTGCAGAAATAGGAATGAATTTGCTTTTAGCATTCGTTGTTCCTGAAGATTTGGCAAAATGTTTAATCAGCCCTGGCCAACTTACGTCTTTTTGGCCCTGTCTTGCTTTTTCAATATAAGGCTCCATTTCTTCATACGTAACAATAGGAACTTTATTTTTAAAGTCCTGATAACTTGAGATAGAATTAAACCCGTACTGCTTACCATATTCTGTATCTTCCGCATGAAACAGCTGGGAAAATAATATACCCTTCTGAGTTTCAATGGGATGATCCATGAAATTTTGTATCTGGTCTATCCTCTGACGGATGAACCAGTTGACTACAGTATTAAAAAGTGCTTTGGTTGCCATTCCAACAAATATAATGATATTTGAATGTTTAGAGAATTTTTTGTGAAGTTAAATAAAAAAACCGCTACAAAATTTGTAACGGTTTAGTATCTAGTTTATTGCTTATTAGCAATACTCATCATAAGCAGCCTGAAGGTTAGCAGCAATTGCTCCTGCAGGATTTCCTTCAATGTGGTGTCTTTCCAGCATATGAACTAATTCTCCATCTTTGAAAAGTGCAACACACGGAGAGCTTGGCGGGAATGGAGCAAGATGTTTTCTTGCTTCTGCTACAGCCTCAGTATCAAAACCTGCAAATACAGTAGTTAAATGATCTGGTTTTTTATCTCCTGTTAAAGAATACACAACTCCTGGTCTTGCGGCACCTGCCGCACATCCGCATACGGAATTGATAACTAATAATGTTGTTCCGGATTGCTTTAAAGCATCTTCTACCTGAGCAGGTGTTGTTAAATCCTGGAAACCTTTATCTGTAAGTTCAGCCTTCATAGGCATTACTAAATCTGTTGGATACATATATTTTGTTTTTTTATCAATGCAAAGTTAAACAATTCTTTACGTTTGTTCAATATATAATAACTATGAATGGATTAGGTATATAAAATTAACTGAATATTAATAATATAACAATATTCATAAAAATGTGAATTAAAATTAGGAATAATGAAATATTATTATTAAATTTGAAATGATTCTGAAAAACAAACGACCATGAAAAAAACATTTAGGCTTTCCCTCAAGCAATCAATCACTTAATACTGTCTGAAATATGATCGTATCTAAACTCTTTTTTAAAGTTTTTTGAATCAAAAAGACGAATAGACTTTAATATCCAAAAAATGAAGCCCGAGACTCAACAGTCCCGGGCTTCTTAATCAAATCGATATGCAAAGGTTGTATATCCTTAGTTATGGAATGAGATACGTGTTTGTGAGATTCGAAATCGCTCCGAACCCCAGAACTCGATCACATTATGAAAGGAGCTTTTTAACCATCTCGGAAATACTTTTTCCATCTGATTTTCCAGCTAATGCTTTGGAAGCAGCTCCCATTACCTTCCCTAAATCTTTAATAGACTCAGCTCCGGTTTCTGAAATTATGTTTTTAATTTCTGTTTCTAATTCTTCTGCAGAAAGCTGTTTCGGTAAAAACTTCTCAATGACTTTCATCTGAGCTTCTTCCACTTCAGCAAGGTCCTGTCTTCCCTGAGCAGAAAACTGCTCAAAAGAGTCTTTACGCTGCTTAATCATTCTCTGAAGAATAGCAATTTCCTGTTCTGCGGAAACTTCAGCCCCTCTGGCTTCTGTTTGTAAAAGAAGAATTTGAGATTTTACAGCACGAAGGGAATCCAGAGCAACTCTGTCTTTCTCTCTCATAGCTGTTTTTATTGCTTCGCTTATTGTATTTTCTAAACTCATAATTATAATTTGAAAATCTGAAAATGAAACAATTTGAAAATTATTATTTTGCTGCAATGGGGTTATCGTTCCCACAGAATAATTTTCAAATTCTCAAATTATATCATTTTCAAATTAATTTAGTCTACGTCTTTATTTAAAAACCTGTTTTCTCTGATCTGCATAGAACCATTGTTGTCAGACATATACGTGTTGATATTTTGGTCTGAAGCATTAGTTCCGTCAATAGAGATATTTTTTCTCTTGAAAGCAGGAATAGATTCGAATTCACTCGTGCTGTCAAAGCTTTGATAACGGGAATTGAATTCTTTTAATTTATTTCTTCTTTCAATTATCTTGTCCTGGTCGATCGTTTTGTTCACGAAAGTGAA
This Chryseobacterium sp. G0162 DNA region includes the following protein-coding sequences:
- a CDS encoding endonuclease/exonuclease/phosphatase family protein is translated as MKSNQILLFIHIAIAVLLLCTLGNAWVPPNILGNLNLLSLGFPYLISAHILLTLVWIFKKNKIAIAFALGTLLFYNPIRRWVNFVPKSDKEKTIRDIKVLTFNVKYGDYGWDKVKNYIKEQDPDIILVQEKDTNRALRQDLVKYPSVILKTKHKILRQAEIIEDNSRGNSFYADVDINGKIIRIVNVYLEPFRLQKTMFTKLDAMGIGNVSNLLSHMIPTFQAHEDQIKKIRKAIDFSPYPVILAGDFNSVPNSYEYYSLGKDLQDAFLTAGKGSASSFHDYKIPLRIDYIFSSKSIIPLSYKVDQSVKLSDHYPVIAEFLLN
- a CDS encoding GH3 auxin-responsive promoter family protein, which codes for MATKALFNTVVNWFIRQRIDQIQNFMDHPIETQKGILFSQLFHAEDTEYGKQYGFNSISSYQDFKNKVPIVTYEEMEPYIEKARQGQKDVSWPGLIKHFAKSSGTTNAKSKFIPISAESLEYCHMKAGKDMVSIYANNHPENQLFNYKNLRLGGSSELYADFNTKFGDLSAILIDNLPFWVEITTTPSKKVSLMGEWESKLRAITSEVKNEDVGSILGVPSWMLVLLQRVLTETNVDNISELWPNLEVFFHGGISFKPYREQYRKIIGKNINYYEIYNASEGFFGIQDRSNSDEMLLMLDYGIFYEFIPMDQFHFSNPKVVSLEDVEIGKNYAMVITTNGGLWRYLIGDTVVFTSINPFRIKITGRTKHYINAFGEELMITNVESALSRACELTGAQITDFTGAPVFMKENEGGAHEWIFEFSQYPDNLDSFIDAFDQHLKKINSDYEAKRYNNMTLRRPIVHIAKDNLFYHWLESRGKLGGQNKVPRLSNDREYIDPLLELNR
- a CDS encoding BrxA/BrxB family bacilliredoxin, with the translated sequence MYPTDLVMPMKAELTDKGFQDLTTPAQVEDALKQSGTTLLVINSVCGCAAGAARPGVVYSLTGDKKPDHLTTVFAGFDTEAVAEARKHLAPFPPSSPCVALFKDGELVHMLERHHIEGNPAGAIAANLQAAYDEYC
- a CDS encoding GatB/YqeY domain-containing protein — its product is MSLENTISEAIKTAMREKDRVALDSLRAVKSQILLLQTEARGAEVSAEQEIAILQRMIKQRKDSFEQFSAQGRQDLAEVEEAQMKVIEKFLPKQLSAEELETEIKNIISETGAESIKDLGKVMGAASKALAGKSDGKSISEMVKKLLS